In the genome of Eschrichtius robustus isolate mEscRob2 chromosome 2, mEscRob2.pri, whole genome shotgun sequence, the window GTATTGAGGGGCACAATGTCCAACTTATTCTCCATCAGTAAGGGgggaaaatgcatatatatatatatatatatatatatatatatatatatatatatatatatacacacacacacacacacacacacacacacacacacacacatatacatacatacataatttaCCTGCCATGATCATATTGAGGTTGATTTTAGCTCAGTAATGGCACTTGGGAAGATAAGATGGTCCTTACACCCTCTTGGGCCTGGAATTGAGGAAGCTGttacagaaacatttttaaaagcactgGATTTAAGACAGAAggtctgggtttaaatcccaacTCCATCACCTACTCTGCATTGGGCAGCTAACTTTATGTCtctagacctcagtttcttccttctgTAGAACGGGGATGGTAATACATAACTTGCCAAGACTGATTGCTAATGGGCGTGAGTTAAAAGTAGAAAGTGCTCAGTCAGTGTTAGCTGCCTGTCATCTGGCCAGGAGTAGGCTAcaagggtcttctgtgtttcaggCGCCTGTAACTAAAACATAAGCGAGAGCATTGTCAAGGCCACGACATGTAATTGTGtggtttgtgtattttttaacaCGCTCAAAGAAAGGTAGTGCCCTTCTCAGAACAAAGCCCCAAAGGCAAATTCCATGCGTCCTCAGCCTCATGGAGGTTTATGTAATTGTTTCTTTTGGAGATCTAGCTGAAAGTTTAATATTAAAGCAGCTCGGTTTTGCTTAAAGTTCACCTTTAAcacttctttgttcatttctgttttgcGTCCCAGGGAATACACCTGGGTCATGGGCAATAGTGATTTAAGATGGACATGGGATCTacttttattacagaatattcttCTGCCTTGAATAAAGGAGAGGAAGGCCTCAGACCAGTGTATATTGACCAAGAATAAACAGGGTGTGTTCCAATGCTATTTTATCCTTAAcgtcctttccagcttctttggAGACCAGGAgttaagaaggagaaaaaaatatttagaaccaGTAGTTTGAAAACAGAGTCCTACAAAGAACTACAAAGAACACAGCTGAATGGTTCCCTGAAATGGTCAGTGTCCTTGTCAGTAGGCATTTTACTGTGAGGGCTCCTTAGTCATCTCTGTCTTCTTCAAGTGGGCTGAGGACATTGTTGAGTGCGTTTTGAGGTCGGCCGGAGTTGTCCAGCTCCAAGGGcaggggaagaagggaagaggatGGGGAGCCTAAGCTTGCCCTATGTTTATGGGAACCTCTTAgcgtggagggagagaggaagggagcatAGGTAAATGTGCCTGCACTGGCTTATCTAACCCAGTAACCTTGTGAAGGTGAGTACCAACCCCCTTTCAAAGATGGGAAAACAAAGGCTGAGAGGAAAGTAAATGCAGAGCCAGGTCTGTTGCCAAAGTCTGTATACGGTGAAAGCACACTGGAAGGAATTAATTTCCTATGAAATCACTGGGTGAGATTAGAAGGTGAGATTCTAAGGAATTTCCGACCCCCCACTTTCTAAACTCTCTATACATGGTTAAATTACTTTTGTATCTACCCTTGACCTTGGGGAGAAGTATATCTTGAAGCCCCACATCTTGTAAATGTTTCTGTAGAGGGCAGAGTAGCCCCACTGAGAGGTGGATGCTGGGCTGTCAGCTGAGCTCACATTCTCTGGCTGAGAGAATCAATCCCCCACACCCCAGTTTCACAACCGTGCAACTCAAGTCTGAGCCTCGGCAAAATTATGAATTGCCATATGCCGTGAGTTTTCCTGATGCTTATGAATAATTAGAACCTCATATTTTGAAACTATGAATTCTAGGAATTTAAACACATagtatttaaatgaatgaaatgcaTGCTTTTCCTGAATTCCGCTCTGCTGGACCACTTAGGGCGACGCGGAAGTCAGACACCTGTTCATTCCAAAGAGAGTCTCACACACGGCCTTCCTGAAAGGAGCCCTGTCCACAGAGGGGAGAAAAGCAGACTCAGGCAAGATCAGTTAAGTTCATACATTCATCCaggcaacaaatatttactgaatgcctccTCTGTGCCTGGCTCATTGGGAAAACTTCAATGAATGAGACCAacatggcccctgccctcctAGAGCTTAACTGTCTAGTAAAGAGATTGACCCTAAACAAACCACCACACAAGTAACATACAATTGCAATGAAAATAAATGCTGTGAAGGAAAGTACAAGTGCACAAAACAGGACTTCTTAAACTGTTTATGGAGGAACCCAGGAAGGCCTCCCTGAAGAAGTGATACTTGGGCTGAGATATGAAGTACCAGTGTTAGCCAGGCGAATAGGGAGGGTAAAGTTTCCCAGAAAGAAGAAACAGCATGTCCAAGGGCCTTGAAACCAAGAAGTTGCTTAATGAGTCCAAGGAACATAGAGCAAACTGGTAGGACTAGGATACAATGAGCAAGGGGGGAATAGCATGAAACGAGACCACGGTACTAGACAGGAGCAGGCGTGAAGGGCCCTCCTGTTAGGGAGTTCGTGTTAAGGAATTTCACCTTGATTCCAGAGTGAAGGGAACCCATCAAAGTGGTTTTAAGTAAGGTCACTCTGCCTGATGTGTGACAAATAGTTTGGCCGAGGACCAGAGAGGTCAGAAGAGGGATAATGGTGACAAGGGTGTGGGTGGTGCAATGGGGAATGCAGTGACAGATCAGAAGCACTTTGAAGATCAGTGTGACAGGGCACGGGTGACCGAGGCTGAAGGTTGACGCCCAGGGTTCTGCCAGTACTGACGCGGAGATAAATGGAAGACCTGCAGAGAAGATACTGTTAGATTGGAGATTCCTGtagtgacgatgatgatgataaaataatAGTAGCTGATCCTAGTGTTGATCCAGGAACTAATAATACTACCAGCCAAAATATCTTGAGCCAGGCCTTGTGCCAAATAAACCCTTTACATAAATCACCTCACACAATAATCACAAGAACCTCCGATGTAAGAACTCTCCTCTACTGAAGCATAAAATCCAAGGCCTTGCCAACTGGACCAGAATGGTTCAAGTCCACTGGCCAAGACTTCCTCCCCTTGGATGGTGGTTAGGTGGGCACTGCCAACCTTTGCTTCTTTGAATTTCCTGTATTAATAAGTTCCAAATTCTTCTTGCTCCTAACCCACATGTTCCCTATCCCACTCTATTCAGCCAATTCTATCTTttcaaagtcatttttatttttttcagagtagTACATGCTTTGTTTAAGAAAATCAAATTCTACTCAAAGGCTTTTGTCCCCTGTGACCGTTCTCCCCCAGTAGCAGAGTGAAATAGAGCACAtttccctgcttaaaaccctccagaTACTTGCCTTTGCTTTCAGAGGCCAAACTCCACATTGTTCTGTGGCCCAGCCTGCCTGCCAGTCTCCTCTAGTCCTGCTCTCCTTCTTACTACCCGGATCTTACCTCCAGTTCTTGAAACAAGCTCTTCCTGCATCATGGCATTTGCACTTGTTCTCTCTACCTGGACTGCTTTTCCCCTAGACCTTTGCATGCTTACCACCTTCTCATCCTTTGGGACTCAGCTAAGAGGTCCTCCCTGACTAGAGTGAGCTGCTTCCCTCATTTCCCCAGTGTTCCTCTATCACAGCACCTGATTTATTTATTGGGTTGCACTCACCAAAACTATAATTGTTTTTGTTGGCTTGTTCACTGTCAGGCACTGTCACTGCAGCTAGAACGTCAGTCAATGAGGGCTGGGCCCAAGGCTCTGCCTCTGACATCACGCACCGGGAAGGGGTGTACATCCTCGTCTCTTCCATGTTCTTGCTGATCACCAGAGAATAACTAGACCACCCCAATTGtggggcattctacaaaataactgccctggactcttcaaaaatgtaCATATTACGAGAGACAAGTAAAGGCTGGGAGCTGTGTTAGATGACAGGAGACTGAAGAGCATAACAACCAAGTACAGTGTGTGATGTCTGACTGAATCCTGGCCCAAAGCAAAACTGAACACCTATAAAGGATATTATTGGCACAGATTAGATAATATTCAATCAAGGATAAAATTAGTGGGATGATGAATAGTGGTTATGTAGGGGAATATTCGTATTCTTAAGCTGAAGTATTTAAGCATGAAGGATTATGACAGCGCAACTTACTCTTAACTGGttcagcaaaaaaaagaaaaagaaaaaaacatatagaTGGATCAGTAGATAAaccaaatgtggcaaaatgttaacagtttatGAATCAAGGTAAAGGTTATATGGGTGCGCATCATACTACTCtttaaacttttctgtaagtccaaaaataaaatactggggTGAAGTACAAAGGTCTAAAGGTATCTCATCCCAAATCCATAACTCAGTCCCAACAGGTTCTGGAAGTGTGTGGAATTGAGGGAAAGGAGCTCAAGGTCACATATAAGGCAAATGAAGTGAGAAGAGCCCTGCAGCCCTTCTGACTCCCAGGTGCTCCAGAGGCCACAACAGTATCATTTTCTccatctcatttataaaatgggggtaatggcACCTTCATTAACAGAGTTATTAGAAGGACTGAACTAGTATCCAGAAATTTGGAAAACATAGAATAAACTGAAAAGAAAGTACAATAAATACACTGTAGAGTACCCAAAAAGTTTGGAAACATAGGAGGCGAAGCTGCCTTGAGATGTCATTACAGGGCCCTTTcaacattcaatcaacaaacatttacagtGAGCACCTACTCTATCTCCGGAACTGGGCTAGACTCCGGGGATGCAGTGGGATCAGAGCCTTGGGCCCAGCCCTCATGGACTGACGTTCTAGCTGCAGTGACAGTGCCTGACAGTGAACAAGCCAACAAAAACAATTATAGTTTTGGTGAGTGCAACCCAATAAATAAATCAGGTGCTGTGATAGGGGAACACTGGGGAAACGAGGGAAGCAGCTCACTCTAGTCAGGGAGGACCTCTTAGCTGAGTCCCAAAGGATGAGAAGGTGGTAAGCATGCAAAGGTCTAGGGGAAAAGCAGTCCAGGTAGAGAGAACAAGTGCAAATGCCATGATGCAGGAAGAGCTTGTTTCAAGAACTGGAGGTAAGATCCGGGTAGTAAGAAGGAGAGCAGGACTAGAGGAGACTGGCAGGCAGGCTGGGCCACAGAACAATGTGGAGTTTGGCCTCTGAAAGCAAAGGCAAGTAtctggagggttttaagcagggaaaTGTGCTCTATTTCACTCTGCTACTGGGGGAGAACGGTCACAGGGGACAAAAGCCTTTGAGTAGAATTTGATTTTCTTAAACAAAGCATGTActactctgaaaaaaataaaaatgactttgaaatacatttttttttaatacgtaAAACTTGAGGTCCAGAGAGAACCAAGAACAAAGGACTGGAAATGGAGTTACCACAGGTACTCACATGCCCTTTGACTTGTATCCTAGTAACTCATCAACAAGTCTTTGCCTAGACCCAAAATTGGACTTCATCTTCCCAAGTcataaaggaataaaaagcaGTTCAGAACAGTTCTGCTGACTTTTTCCCTCTTGCAGAGCACTTACGGAGTTCAGTGATCGATCGAAAAGACTTAATAATCAAAAGGATTAAGCCCAAGCCCCAGCAAGGAGATGACATCACAGTGGTGGACGTGGAGAAACAGATCAAGGCCTTCCGCAGCCGCCTGGTCCAGATGCTGGGGGAGCCGCTCGTCCCGCAGCTCCAAGACAAGGTGCACCTGTTGAAGCTCCTGCTTTACTACGCCGCAGACCTGAACCCTGACGCAGACGCCTCTTCACAGGCCTGGAGCAGACCCTGAGACCCTTCTAAGCACTGAACGCCAAGAATACCTCCTGAACTCTATCTCAAACTACTTGGAAGTTCTAAAAGTATAAAAAGTAGTTTAAAATCTTATAGGACCAAACCTATCTTATTTATCTGTAGGCTATAATAACTTTCTGTTtagtaaatatcttttttttaataatcctaTCCTAGCCTGTTCTCAGATATGGCTTAAATATATaaggtgtatatattttttaataaattatttatctatACTTTTTTTGAAACAGGTGATACTATATGCACTATATGTTTAACATTTCAAGATGTGAAGAAAGAATCCGTGTGCTGAACAAATTCTAGACATCAATGTTATGTCATTCAAGGTACTGACAACCTGTTTCGAAAGAGAAAGACGTATTTGTTTCTCCCTGATGGAAAACAAACACCCTATATTGGACCTGTGATATTGCCTATGAATTTGACTTTGTGGCCAGTCTGTTAAGATCTAATGTAATGAAGGGGGTAGAAACAAAAGGGTTGAGTGTGTTACAAAAAATTTGATGTTAAAAGCATACAATAAAAAGGCAATGGTTTTTCAAAATACCAAGTTTATCATGCTTAGGTTTCATGACTGCGAGCAGGCAGAATGGAATAACTACTCTTAACAGAACCAAAAAAAAGTTCCATCAACATCTGAGAAAGTAGTAAGGATTTTTATTGTCAAAACAAGTTAAGAGATACAAGCATaacagaagacacaaataaattaaCTGTTCTGATCATTTTAGACTCCAGGGCATCTCTGTGGGAAGGTCAGCTCAGCTCCTTGTGTAGACACCATACTGTCCAAAGCAAAAGACAGCAGGAATTTGAGACAGTGTTCAAGACAATGATTGAACATGTACACAGCGAGGAGAAATGAAAAGGTGGTTCCCCTCGTCCCTTTCCTCAGTGAGGTACGTGTTTATAAAAGTATGAGGctcatttggggggaaaatgattgcatacagaaaattttttaattcttccacCTCCCAGGAAAAAATTTTTCAGGCCCTGGCCTGAACAAGAAACTCAAAATAGGGTGACACTAGTTTCATATGAACCGCAAGACTACACTCGAACTGCAGTTGCCGCCTCCTTTAAGAAAGTTTAACATCCATTTATCTATACCAAACCAGTAGACTGGATTTTCTCCCTTAGGAAGTTTTCAACCAAATGGGAGTTAAATTAATCTCACTTTAAAGTGCAACAAAGGATATGTAAGGCTAGTGTTTGTTCTGTGACACACAAAAGAGAAGCATCCCTCTAACAGCACTGGCCCAAGAGGTACTACAGTAAGAACTGGCTGCAGGACAAAGTGATCCATGAGGTCTACCAACAAGCAAGGAGATTCCGGTTTCAGCAGAAAACAGAGGGGATCCCTGCCAAGGCTGGCTCCTAACTATACCCAGATCTCAAACAGATCCTGGGTCCCCATAACTGACAAGGCTGGAGCACACAGTGCCAGCACAGCCAAGAGGGCCAAGGTCGTCTAAACTAGTCAGTGAACGCCTCTACGCCATGATTTGTCCATGCGCACATGGACAGTGGTAAAGGAATCAagaagccttggttttggaacaaCACAAACATTATTTACCTAGTAAGTAATGATCAAAGTTCTTGTGTAGggtaaatgatataaaaataggTAATGAGGTCCCCATACATCACTGCAGAGGTTTAGTCTAACTTTAAATTAAAGCAGTACAAAATGGCTTCTTCCACACAAGGACAAGCTTTGCACTAATGTTTCTCAAAAACCAATTATGTCTCCAGCTCTAGCCTCAGtttgagagatttttaaaaagagaaaacaaaacttttcCTATGTCAGAGCCAAGGTAAAGGGGAGCTGGGCTCAAGACATCTCTATCCAGAGTCCCTGGAACAGAAAGAGCTCTAGAAGCCAGTGGGTGTGAGAACATTCAAGTCCCGCGGTTTTAGATTGTGGGCCCGCGGCAGCTGTTTCTTCCCTTCTATCACTGGGATGTCCATTTGGGGTGGCTTGAACACTGCTGGATCCTCGGCCATTCGGGTGGCCTGCGTGCGAATCAGTTCCATTGGAGAAGGCTTCTGGGCTCCTTTGTAGGCCTGGATGGCAAAACCTCCTACAGAAGTAAACCACAGAGCAAACGATTTCAAAATTAGTAAGCAGCTACCAACATACATGGTAAATTGCCCGCCACACTGCTCTCTTTTGTGAAGGGGCTGCCTTACCTGAATCAGACCTCTGGAGGGATCTTGGTCCAAAGAGGCTCCATTTATCTGCCGAGCTTCTGTCTTTCTCCCCGCTTCCAGAATCCATGGTGCTAAGATTGGGGCCAGGTAAGGCTGTGGAAGAACCAGTAGTGAACCAGCCTCTGGAAGAGAAGGAATGAAACACATGGTAACACATCCTCTTCCTACACCTGTAGAAGTGTCCCACGCCAAGACTAGGGACTGTCAGCTCCCCCTCCTGGCTCGAAAGCCACAGGCTGACCTCCCAGTGTTGGACGTGGCACTAGCTTTGCTTTAGCCCAcggctgctggtgggtgggggtcGCAGGAAGGGCTCACCTGGGCTTCTGCTTAGGGGATGAGTGGGGGCTGCTGCTTGGGGTGGACTGGGTGGAGGCCGGCTGCTTCTCCTCTCTTGTTATCTCTCCGCTCTGGAGCTTTAGTTTCTGCTCAGATGGGTAAGAagagaggctttttaaaaatcacagcaaaTACAAAACAGCTAAGTTTGGGTATAAACAACCTGGTTCACACTAACTTCAGGCAAAAGGAAACATTAATAGGTGGAATAATCTTGGATTATAGGAAGATATTCCTTTGATTCTGCCATACTAGATAGagttccatcttttaaaaaaatgtattcattctACAGCATATCTCGAACATCTCTGCGCTAATTCCACACCAGAGCTTTCGACTGTCCCACACTGACCAGCCAGTAAGTGGAGGAGCCAGAACCCCAGTGGTGGGCCTTCCTCAAGGGCCCTCTTTGCCGCTCCTACCGCGCACACCCCGCCATCCCCAGCCTCTCAGTGCCAAGACTCGGCCGCTAACCCCTCCGGCTAAACGCTCCCTCTGTGCAGCCCTTCCCTCCCATAACCAGTCACTCCGGCTGCCCTCGGCGTTGTAAACAGACATCTAACAGACAGACCAGCAGTCTAGCAGGGGAGACAAGCCTACTTCTCACTGCTCCTAGGTCAAGGCTTCCATATGGTATCCGTGCTCCGTGTCCAGTACACCAATGCTCAGCCCAGGCTATACTTCAAACAAATAACCGTGATGAATTTTCTCAACACTCAACATATCAGGTTACGTGAGCTGGCATTTCAGCCATCCTCATGTTCTACTCCTATGGCCAAGATGCAGAAGGTGGGCCAGATTCAGTTCCACCATTATATGGGGTGAACTGTGCAAATGGAATTCAGACTGACACCTACCCTGGAAAGTTCTCAGTGTCAAAGGCTGACAGTGCCCCTCTCTGGAAGGATCTGTCTTGTCTGAGAGCTTAAGCTGGACACCAAGCCAACCCTGACCCGCCACAGCAGTGGTTTTAAGTTCAGTGTGCAAACATCATCCGGGATGCTCATTACAAAATGCAGCCATCCACAACCTCTCACATCCCTGCCCACAGGCCGCTAACCCCCAACTATTCCTCCTCCATGTATTGTATATCATGATCCTCCTTGTGAGCACCTTCGGGAGCCAGATTCTCAGGCAACTCTGGAGTATGGAGAAAAACCAACAGGAAACAGGGCATCAGGAGACTTGATTTCAGGTACTGTGACTGGTTAAATACATaaccctggacctcagtttcttcatttataaaacatgGATAATAGTATCTATGTCAGAGTATTAATAAGAAGATGAAGTGAGCATGAGTGCATGATAAATCTTAAAAGCACTATTAAGTATAAAGTGATATTCCCTGAAAGAAAATCAtttgaaactattttattttattcatacaaTTATTTGGTCATTATTAACCTTACTGAAAATTCTCCATTcgttccaattttaaaaatgaaagagcaaAAACATCCcaattctatatttattttaattttttaaaaattaaacatagagcaTAACATTCCTTTCTAGCCAGCGTTACCTCTGTTGAGGTTGCCTGACTCCCATTTCTCGCCCTCAGAGTCGATCACCCTGGTACACAGTGACCCACGTTGGCTTTGTTGTTCATAACGTGCTCACACATATCACCTGTGTAAGCTCAGAATCTCATCTGACCCTCCGAACCAGAAGTAAGGGAAACAGTAAGCTTTACAGATGGATAAGCAGAAACAACGAGGCTAAGAGCCCGGGAGCTTTCAGCTAGAAAGTGCGACCACAAGGGGGACTAAACCTGCTCTAAATTCCTCGCTCAAGCCTCTTTCCACCACTCTCCACACCCCCAACTCGCTGAGCTGGTAACTTCAAAACCACAGCCACACCTCAAGCTGTGAATgatgagggttttgtttttttaaaagttcctaaGAAACAAGCTTACGTGGAGTGCTTCTGCCACTCGAAGGTACTTGGTCTCCTCGGTGGTGAGGCCCTTGTGGGGTGTGTATCCAGCATCTCTCAGACCTGCCTGTTGCTCAAAACGCTGAATGCTTTCCTGGGTCTGTTCTGGGAACAGAGGAGATGACAGTCATGCCCATCCCCCTCTCCCATCACAAACTGGGGGAGATGAACACAGATATCCACTGTTCTCCCCGGGAGCGAGAGCATACACACTGGCCATCCGGGAAGGAGAGTTCTCCCAGACAGGCATCGTAGCAGGAATTCTGAACCTCACGTGAGGCCTAAGCAGAAAGAAGCCTTCCCTTACACCAAGCTAAAGAGCAGGTTACTCCTAAAGGGACAGCCTGATAACCTCCAGGGAAACACTCCTTACCTTCCTCTCATTTATACCCTAGGACATTTTCTTTGTATTCAGAAATGCAACATGGAGAAGGCAGCTGACATTCAGAAACAGTGCAAGTTCTCCAAATATAAAGTTTCCTCAGAGATACTCACCACCCTCTTTAAGATCTTCACCAAAGAGAAATGGGCCACATTTAGGCCAGATGGCACCAAGGTAGCAATTGGATCCAAACCAGAGAGAATGTGCCTTGAACTAACCAAGGTCTACTGATCCAATGTTTCCTGTGTGTGAAACTGcccaccacagtgcctggcacagcaggCAGACTCAACTCACTATCAGAGCAGTCTGACCCGATTATCTTGTCATCAATGTCAGTTGCACCTGGGAATGACTGACAGTGGAATTTTTGCTTAATCTGTACACATACTATGTAATACACCCCCATGTACAAGAATGTGGCAGCTGAGGACCAAAAGTCCAGATGCCAGATGTCCTTTATGACTTAGTCATTCCCCTTCTAAGGGACTAGTTTATTTCCAACAGAAATGGAAgcaaaggaaacacacacacacacacacacacactaaatgtATAAAGGTGTTTTCCAGTCTTGCCAGGTAGtcacttgaaaattttaaaagcaggaaaGGATTTAATGAATATGGTACCTGGTATTTAAAATACCAGGattttaaatgcagctttttttaaaaaatttatgactACAGCAACATGAAAAGTTCATTGtaatattaattgaaaaaatattgaTAGAATGGTTTGTCTATTAAATCtgcaattatataaaaatatgcatatatgtggaaatgACTAAGCCAAATAAGTGAGTGATAGTAATATATACTGGGGCGCTATAATGTTCTATACTGTTAGTAAACTCTATTTTCAATAAAGAAGTTACACTGTTCTAAAAGAACAATGACTAAGCTTCCTAACACTGCCAGGACACATTCTCAAGCTTGCAAAATACAAGCAGTAGTTGCTGATTCAAACAGTGCATTTATGTGTGAATAAGAAAAAGTCCAAGTAAGAGTTTGGACTTTTGGTTCCTGGGTGAGTTCTTCAGGAATTACCCAAGACTAACTGATGCCCTCCAGAGCAGATAAACAAGGGCTTCCGACATCAAAACTGAGCCAACTAAAGAGAACCTCTACATGCCCTGCCCCTGGCAGAGGCTGCTGCTGACAAGCAGAGCTGTGTATCTAATAATTGTTAACTTCCCACTAGAAGCAACTAGAAGGGCCCTCTGGAACCAACAAGTTTAGTTaacttgtaagatttttttttttaaattcaagctCTCTTGTTTCCAGTCTTATCAGGACCACAAATCACACATTCTTAAGACCAAAGACACTTGAGGCACCAATCTTGCCTCAAGATCCAGAAAGAGGAACAACTTTGagccatttaatttaaaaaaataagcgcAGGGGCGGTGGGAGATGTCTCAGTGTGTCTCCTTCTCCAGCAGAGCTTGAGACAGTATCAGCAGCCGCTCCCGGCCACTGAGC includes:
- the KIAA1191 gene encoding putative monooxygenase p33MONOX isoform X2 — encoded protein: MSLPIGMYRRALSYDDALEDPTPMTPPPSDMGSIPWKPVIPERKYQHLAKVEEGEASVSSRALPSAIDGADKVPVVKAKATHVIMSSLITKQTQESIQRFEQQAGLRDAGYTPHKGLTTEETKYLRVAEALHKLKLQSGEITREEKQPASTQSTPSSSPHSSPKQKPRGWFTTGSSTALPGPNLSTMDSGSGEKDRSSADKWSLFGPRSLQRSDSGGFAIQAYKGAQKPSPMELIRTQATRMAEDPAVFKPPQMDIPVIEGKKQLPRAHNLKPRDLNVLTPTGF
- the KIAA1191 gene encoding putative monooxygenase p33MONOX isoform X1; its protein translation is MASRQPEVPALEPSGPLGKMSLPIGMYRRALSYDDALEDPTPMTPPPSDMGSIPWKPVIPERKYQHLAKVEEGEASVSSRALPSAIDGADKVPVVKAKATHVIMSSLITKQTQESIQRFEQQAGLRDAGYTPHKGLTTEETKYLRVAEALHKLKLQSGEITREEKQPASTQSTPSSSPHSSPKQKPRGWFTTGSSTALPGPNLSTMDSGSGEKDRSSADKWSLFGPRSLQRSDSGGFAIQAYKGAQKPSPMELIRTQATRMAEDPAVFKPPQMDIPVIEGKKQLPRAHNLKPRDLNVLTPTGF